From the genome of Populus trichocarpa isolate Nisqually-1 chromosome 15, P.trichocarpa_v4.1, whole genome shotgun sequence, one region includes:
- the LOC127904357 gene encoding lysM domain receptor-like kinase 3, producing MKMAAQNNRQFHLHHLYFLAIILTHVLSSNVFIESSSTMYPFSCSDQVQNCDSYLYHISEGLSIEQIASFYSVKSSNVEPITHGLKQDYLVSVPCTCKDVNGTQGYFYDTFYSVQSGDIFTNVTWVLYSGQAWEVPGVERLFIAGDMISVHLVCGCLEVEAKEIVTYTVQENDTLTGIAELLSAELTGIENLNERFTRNPNLIDVGWVLFVPREKNGIQAPKQGKQHNLAIILGTLSAVTLFSVCSLLLFLHRRNRNHKNRKEDPEVVNKAQSPTRTSLRTHFREKYIEDATFESERPIVYSLKEIDEATSQFDESRKIGAGGYGIVYIGTLKEREVAIKKMKSSRSKEFYSELKVLCKIHHINVVELLGYATGDNHLYLVYEYIQNGSLNDHLHDPLLKGHSPLSWLARAQIALDAARGIEYIHDHTKARYIHRDIKTSNILLDKGLGAKVADFGLARLVERSNEEDAVATRLVGTPGYIAPESVRELQMTSKTDVFSFGVVLAELITGQRALARDNGQPNKMKVLVAVMTAIFRDQDPETALEANIDENMKGSYPMDEVYKMAELSTHCMNEDPTNRPEMREIVQKLCKILMSSIEWEASLGGSSQVFTRLFDGR from the exons ATGAAGATGGCTGCCCAAAACAACCGCCAATTCCATCTCCACCACCTTTATTTCTTAGCAATTATCCTTACTCATGTTCTCTCCTCCAATGTCTTCATCGAGTCAAGCAGCACCATGTACCCCTTTAGTTGCTCTGACCAGGTTCAGAATTGTGATTCCTATCTATATCACATCTCCGAAGGCCTTTCCATTGAGCAAATAGCTTCTTTCTACTCAGTGAAATCATCCAATGTTGAGCCCATTACTCATGGCCTCAAACAAGACTATCTTGTATCAGTTCCATGCACTTGCAAGGATGTGAATGGCACTCAAGGCTACTTCTACGATACCTTCTATAGTGTACAATCTGGTGACATATTTACCAATGTTACATGGGTTCTCTATAGTGGGCAAGCTTGGGAGGTTCCAGGAGTGGAACGGCTATTTATTGCTGGAGATATGATTAGTGTGCATCTTGTATGTGGATGCTTAGAAGTAGAGGCTAAAGAGATTGTGACATATACAGTTCAGGAAAATGATACCCTAACAGGGATTGCAGAACTTTTATCTGCAGAACTGACTGGGATTGAGAATCTAAATGAAAGATTTACTCGAAATCCAAACTTGATTGATGTCGGATGGGTTTTATTCGTTCCCAGAGAGAAGAATGGAATTCAAGCACCAAAACAAG GAAAGCAACACAATTTGGCAATAATCCTTGGTACACTGTCAGCTGTgactttattttcagtttgttcATTGCTGTTGTTCCTCCACAGAAGAAACAGAAAccataaaaacagaaaagaagacCCAGAAGTTGTCAACAAAGCCCAAAGTCCCACGAGGACTTCCTTAAGGACTCACTTTCGTGAAAAGTACATAGAAG ATGCAACCTTTGAATCCGAAAGACCAATTGTATATAGTTTGAAGGAGATAGATGAGGCCACAAGTCAATTCGACGAAAGCAGGAAAATTGGAGCGGGAGGATATGGGATTGTGTACATTGGTACTCTGAAAGAAAGG GAAGttgcaattaagaaaatgaagtcTTCCAGATCAAAGGAATTCTACTCAGAGCTAAAAGTGTTGTGCAAGATACATCATATTAATGTG GTGGAGCTGCTGGGATATGCAACAGGGGATAATCACCTCTATTTAGTATACGAGTATATTCAGAATGGATCACTCAATGATCACCTTCATGACCCTTTGCTAAAAG GTCACTCGCCCCTTTCATGGCTTGCAAGAGCACAAATAGCACTAGACGCTGCACGAGGAATTGAATATATTCATGATCACACAAAAGCGCGATATATTCACCGTGATATAAAGACAAGTAACATTCTACTTGATAAGGGACTCGGAGCAAAG GTTGCAGATTTTGGACTGGCAAGATTGGTAGAAAGATCAAATGAAGAAGATGCAGTAGCAACACGGCTGGTAGGCACGCCAGGTTACATTGCACCTGA ATCTGTTCGTGAACTACAGATGACATCAAAAACTGATGTGTTTTCTTTCGGAGTGGTCCTGGCAGAGCTAATAACTGGTCAGCGAGCGCTCGCACGCGACAACGGGCAACCGAACAAGATGAAAGTACTGGTAGCAGTT ATGACAGCAATATTCCGAGATCAAGACCCGGAGACAGCTTTGGAGGCTAATATAGATGAAAACATGAAAGGAAGCTACCCAATGGATGAAGTTTACAAG ATGGCAGAACTATCTACACATTGTATGAATGAAGACCCGACAAATCGACCGGAGATGCGAGAAATTGTCCAGAAACTTTGTAAAATCTTGATGTCCTCAATTGAGTGGGAAGCTTCACTTGGAGGAAGCAGTCAAGTTTTCACCAGGTTATTCGATGGAAGATGA
- the LOC7453788 gene encoding oleosin H2 gives MADFRQQQQQLRPGGQGTAGIFLPGKGASTSQVLAVVTLLPVGGTLLFLAGLTLVGTLIGLAVATPLFVIFSPALVPAALVIGLGVLGFLTSGAFGVTALSSLSWMASYIRSLIRGPLPQKLDQAKRRTRETAGQVGQKARETGQIVQSKAREVTKGGQEGGKT, from the coding sequence ATGGCTGACTTTCGCCAACAACAGCAACAGCTGAGACCTGGTGGTCAAGGCACAGCGGGCATATTCCTCCCTGGAAAGGGTGCTTCAACTTCCCAGGTTTTAGCTGTTGTGACCTTGTTGCCTGTTGGTGGCACCCTTCTCTTCCTTGCAGGTCTCACTCTTGTAGGGACACTTATTGGGCTAGCTGTGGCAACGccactttttgttatttttagccCAGCTTTGGTCCCTGCAGCTCTTGTCATAGGGCTGGGCGTGCTTGGATTCTTAACGTCTGGTGCTTTTGGGGTCACCGCACTCTCATCGCTCTCATGGATGGCCAGCTATATTCGAAGCTTGATCAGAGGTCCCTTGCCACAGAAATTGGATCAAGCGAAACGGAGGACACGGGAAACGGCAGGACAAGTGGGCCAGAAAGCTAGGGAGACGGGCCAGATTGTTCAGAGCAAGGCCCGAGAGGTGACAAAGGGTGGTCAAGAGGGTGGGAAGACATAA